In Helicobacter mastomyrinus, a single genomic region encodes these proteins:
- a CDS encoding restriction endonuclease subunit S encodes MLKIKRDKIPSRAKQIVEKDMILYSCVRPNLKHYGIIKQPLENMVCSTGFATLTIENKEYANADFLYYNLTQEHYINLLHTIASTSTSSYPSITPDDLLDLDLALPPLPIQNNIARILSVLDSKIELNNRINKELENLAKLLYTRYFVEFNFPNEQGKPYKSSGGAMVYNETLKREIPKDWEVLKLSHRLHFERGAEFGTSSYAQSQLTPNYIKFYRVGDMLDSQNSVYIDSSKEDAPLINENDLLVSFDGSVGRVAYGLNGTYSSGIRKITDKHKLISQAGLFCIFNDSYIQYTITQYATGTNIKHAGAAVENLYMPYCESIFLSLQKEIEPIFALMKQTKTESHVLSKYRDFLLPLLMNNQVEALE; translated from the coding sequence ATCTTAAAAATTAAACGAGATAAAATCCCAAGTAGAGCAAAGCAAATTGTAGAAAAAGATATGATTCTATATTCGTGTGTTCGCCCAAATCTCAAACACTATGGCATTATTAAGCAACCACTAGAAAATATGGTTTGTTCCACAGGGTTTGCAACACTAACCATAGAAAATAAAGAATATGCCAATGCAGATTTTTTATATTACAATCTCACGCAAGAGCATTATATAAATCTACTTCACACAATCGCTTCAACAAGCACCTCAAGCTACCCATCAATCACGCCTGATGACTTACTAGATTTAGACTTAGCTTTACCGCCATTACCCATTCAAAACAATATCGCTAGAATCTTAAGTGTGTTAGATTCTAAAATCGAGCTCAATAACCGCATTAATAAAGAGTTAGAGAATCTTGCCAAACTCCTTTACACGCGCTATTTTGTGGAGTTTAACTTCCCTAATGAGCAGGGCAAACCCTATAAATCAAGTGGTGGCGCAATGGTGTATAATGAAACCCTCAAACGCGAGATTCCCAAAGATTGGGAAGTTCTCAAGCTCTCTCATCGATTACATTTTGAACGTGGAGCAGAATTTGGCACTTCAAGTTATGCCCAATCTCAACTAACACCAAATTATATCAAGTTTTATCGCGTAGGCGATATGCTAGATAGTCAAAATAGCGTTTATATAGATTCTAGCAAGGAGGACGCACCACTCATCAATGAAAATGATTTGCTTGTGTCATTTGATGGAAGCGTAGGCAGAGTAGCCTATGGGCTAAATGGCACTTATTCATCGGGTATTAGAAAAATCACAGATAAACATAAACTTATAAGCCAAGCAGGACTTTTTTGTATTTTTAACGATTCTTATATTCAATATACCATTACTCAATATGCCACAGGAACAAATATCAAACACGCAGGAGCAGCGGTTGAAAATCTTTATATGCCATATTGTGAAAGCATTTTTCTATCATTGCAAAAAGAGATAGAGCCTATTTTTGCACTAATGAAACAGACAAAGACAGAATCCCACGTATTAAGCAAGTATCGCGATTTCTTACTGCCTTTATTAATGAATAATCAAGTAGAGGCTTTAGAGTAA
- a CDS encoding nucleotidyltransferase family protein, with protein sequence MQDIKRISVLPDTTLQEALKIFGVYDGVRLLIVVDKDDNFLGIITDPDIRRGLTKGLNLSSPIQSIIQKSPITASIHDSKQKLIALSAQHNIYEIPLLDDNGRIVAIESISSLLRETRLHNTIVIMAGGLGMRLRPLTESIPKPMLKVGSKPILQIILERFKSQGFYNIVLCVNYKSHIIEDYFGDGHSFGLSITYIKEEKALGTAGALSLIDADFLSKGENQSFFVMNGDILSDIDFTKMLSFHTQSNACATMGVREYSMQVPYGVVECEENKIVKLTEKPVQNVLVNAGIYCLKPQALSLIPKDTFFDMPHLFNTLLSQTNYDVRSYLITDYWIDIGAHEEYERANNEYRF encoded by the coding sequence ATGCAAGATATTAAAAGAATCTCCGTGCTTCCTGATACGACACTGCAGGAAGCCTTAAAAATATTTGGCGTTTATGATGGTGTGCGATTACTCATAGTAGTCGATAAAGATGATAATTTTTTAGGTATTATTACTGACCCAGATATCCGCCGTGGGCTTACAAAAGGTCTAAATTTATCAAGCCCTATACAATCTATCATTCAAAAATCCCCCATTACTGCCTCAATTCACGATAGTAAGCAAAAGCTTATTGCCCTCTCTGCCCAGCATAATATTTATGAGATTCCATTACTTGATGATAATGGACGTATCGTCGCTATAGAATCTATCTCTTCGCTTTTAAGAGAAACGCGATTACATAATACGATTGTTATTATGGCTGGAGGCTTAGGTATGCGTTTGCGCCCGCTTACAGAATCTATACCAAAACCTATGCTAAAAGTTGGCTCAAAGCCCATTTTGCAGATTATTTTAGAACGTTTCAAATCACAAGGTTTTTATAACATCGTGCTATGCGTGAATTACAAGTCTCATATTATTGAAGATTATTTTGGTGATGGGCATTCATTTGGCTTATCTATTACTTACATTAAAGAAGAAAAAGCGCTAGGGACAGCAGGAGCGCTAAGTCTCATCGATGCGGATTTTTTAAGCAAAGGAGAAAATCAAAGTTTTTTTGTGATGAATGGAGACATATTAAGCGATATTGACTTTACAAAAATGCTATCTTTTCACACACAAAGCAATGCCTGTGCTACTATGGGCGTTAGAGAATATAGTATGCAGGTGCCTTATGGTGTGGTAGAATGTGAAGAAAACAAAATTGTTAAATTAACAGAAAAACCGGTGCAAAATGTCTTAGTCAATGCTGGAATTTACTGCTTAAAACCCCAAGCTCTGTCTCTTATCCCAAAGGATACATTCTTTGATATGCCTCATCTTTTCAATACCCTATTAAGTCAAACAAACTATGATGTGCGTTCATATCTCATTACAGATTATTGGATAGATATCGGCGCACACGAAGAATATGAACGAGCCAATAATGAATATAGATTCTAA
- a CDS encoding cytidylyltransferase domain-containing protein, which yields MLYGASFLAIIPARSGSKRLPDKNIKPLCGKPLLAWSIQAALDSKYIDEIVVSTDSNIYADIAKSYGANVPFLRPDYLSSDTTTTFEVLEHCIDYYKKELNKEFDYVVLLQPTSPLRQSWHIKESCEKIITHNMDSLISVCKCEHSPLWSNTLPEDENMNGFLQDSIRNVRSQDLPQYYRLNGVIFIAKTQSLLTHRSFFTPQSIAYKMDNIYSSDIDSPLDFDFATLLATKVMGGGADTKLINNPYICIPTAAHYLAYPKVA from the coding sequence GTGTTATATGGAGCCTCTTTCCTTGCTATAATCCCTGCCAGAAGTGGGAGCAAAAGACTACCTGATAAAAATATTAAACCACTTTGTGGTAAGCCACTTTTAGCTTGGAGTATTCAAGCTGCTTTAGATTCTAAGTATATTGATGAGATAGTAGTAAGCACAGATTCTAATATTTATGCAGATATTGCTAAATCTTATGGGGCTAATGTGCCTTTTTTGAGACCTGATTATTTAAGTAGTGATACGACTACTACTTTTGAAGTATTAGAGCATTGTATTGATTATTATAAAAAAGAGTTAAATAAAGAATTTGATTATGTGGTGCTATTGCAGCCCACTAGTCCTTTACGTCAAAGTTGGCATATTAAAGAATCTTGTGAAAAAATTATTACACACAATATGGATTCTCTTATCTCTGTGTGTAAATGTGAGCATTCCCCTCTTTGGAGTAATACATTGCCCGAAGATGAAAATATGAATGGCTTTTTGCAGGATTCTATCCGCAATGTCCGCTCCCAAGATTTACCGCAATACTATCGCTTAAATGGAGTAATTTTTATCGCAAAAACGCAATCCCTGCTAACGCACCGAAGCTTTTTCACGCCTCAAAGCATTGCTTATAAAATGGATAATATATATTCAAGTGATATTGATAGCCCACTTGATTTTGATTTTGCCACTCTTTTAGCTACGAAAGTAATGGGGGGGGGGGCAGATACAAAGCTAATTAATAATCCTTATATCTGCATTCCTACAGCAGCGCATTATTTGGCATATCCAAAGGTCGCCTAA
- a CDS encoding acylneuraminate cytidylyltransferase family protein, with translation MIHNLAIIPARGGSKGIKEKNIKPLCGKPLIAHTIEFIKTIPAFDKIVVSTDDINIKRVSLEYGAEVIDRPAELATDTALAMDSIRHVVQSLQNNNEEIKHIFILEATSPLRRQIDIQNCINILKSGEYDSIATLVASSISPGRLFTIHNNIISPYIEGSVAWQPRQKQPKAYQCDGILYGFSNAILQKEVDSKSAFLGKTYPYITPYECFDIDTLFEFRLIERLLELGYPQKVLK, from the coding sequence ATGATACACAATCTTGCTATAATCCCTGCACGTGGAGGAAGCAAAGGCATTAAAGAAAAAAATATCAAACCCCTTTGCGGCAAACCTCTTATCGCCCACACTATTGAATTTATCAAAACTATCCCTGCATTTGACAAAATTGTCGTATCAACTGATGATATAAATATTAAACGTGTGAGTTTAGAATATGGTGCAGAAGTCATTGATAGACCAGCTGAACTTGCTACTGACACAGCCTTAGCGATGGATTCTATTCGCCACGTAGTGCAAAGCCTACAAAACAATAATGAAGAAATAAAGCATATTTTTATCCTTGAGGCTACTTCACCTCTTCGTAGGCAAATTGATATACAAAATTGCATAAATATCTTAAAAAGTGGTGAGTATGATAGCATTGCTACCCTTGTAGCCTCAAGCATTTCTCCCGGAAGATTATTCACCATTCATAATAACATCATCTCTCCATATATAGAGGGTTCAGTAGCGTGGCAACCACGTCAAAAACAGCCAAAAGCCTATCAATGCGATGGAATCCTCTATGGCTTTAGCAATGCCATTTTGCAAAAAGAAGTAGATTCTAAGTCTGCCTTTTTAGGCAAAACATACCCCTACATTACGCCGTATGAATGCTTTGATATAGACACACTTTTTGAATTTAGACTTATTGAGCGATTACTTGAATTAGGCTATCCACAAAAGGTATTAAAATGA
- a CDS encoding methyltransferase domain-containing protein: protein MAQSCIDYISNNYPHINVKKLLKDDKIPFSSDSFDAVFCYGVFDACFQHIALEEALRVLKIGGVALITGKNNHYLDTDTMAKETKIGARKNGHPNFFTDTKTLFNLLSSRNINILHSRFFLERKDNATDSYLTDMPDKFYTYAILIQKTQKSLLKPFQNFSVSKSQNFKIKEKK from the coding sequence ATTGCACAATCCTGTATTGATTACATATCAAACAACTATCCCCATATCAATGTGAAAAAACTTCTTAAAGATGACAAGATTCCCTTTTCTAGCGATAGTTTTGATGCTGTATTTTGCTATGGCGTATTTGATGCTTGTTTTCAACATATCGCATTAGAAGAAGCACTACGTGTGCTTAAAATTGGTGGAGTAGCTCTTATCACGGGGAAAAATAATCATTATTTAGATACTGACACAATGGCTAAAGAAACTAAAATAGGCGCACGTAAAAATGGACACCCAAACTTTTTTACCGATACAAAAACATTGTTTAACTTACTCTCAAGTAGAAATATAAACATACTGCATTCTCGTTTTTTCCTAGAGCGAAAAGATAATGCCACGGATTCATATCTCACCGATATGCCAGACAAATTTTATACCTACGCCATACTCATTCAAAAAACGCAAAAATCATTACTCAAACCTTTTCAAAACTTCAGTGTTTCTAAAAGCCAAAATTTTAAAATTAAAGAGAAAAAATAA
- a CDS encoding oxidoreductase, whose protein sequence is MVKDNKINLGIIGLSEGNGHPYSFSAIINGYDKTAMKQSGWDVIYNYLLKCDEQDFLNREDVAITHLYTQDSLLSSQLSSACNIPHITHSLVELAQSPIDGVILARDDWQSHLNFAKIFLESNKFVFIDKPLSLNADDIAYFSPFLANAKLMSCSGMRYARELDDIRKAIKEDNHKVHFIEASIGSAWDRYLIHLLDAIMGIIHFEALHIEVIRLEYCISVLIQTKDFMIQLNNRQVSFQPCTLHIITDKNHYNITLSDNFSAFRRTMGHFVDFIQGKYYFDFHSTLESMRILSRIHTLLNMQDSKTYKASNVSGGGDNTLILKPFIFPFIPNYPLNSLIYPSPTSCMEVA, encoded by the coding sequence ATGGTAAAAGATAATAAAATCAATCTTGGCATAATAGGCTTAAGCGAAGGCAACGGACACCCCTACTCTTTTAGTGCGATTATTAATGGTTATGATAAAACTGCGATGAAGCAAAGCGGGTGGGATGTAATTTATAATTACCTTCTAAAGTGCGATGAGCAGGACTTTCTCAATCGTGAAGATGTCGCTATCACCCATCTTTATACACAAGATTCATTACTTTCTTCTCAGCTCTCATCTGCTTGTAACATTCCACATATCACCCATAGCCTTGTAGAACTTGCACAATCTCCTATTGATGGAGTTATTTTAGCACGTGATGATTGGCAAAGCCATTTAAACTTTGCCAAAATATTTTTAGAATCAAATAAATTTGTTTTTATCGATAAGCCTTTGAGCTTAAATGCAGATGATATAGCATACTTTAGTCCATTTCTTGCAAATGCTAAACTTATGTCCTGCTCTGGTATGCGATATGCAAGGGAGCTAGATGACATACGCAAAGCCATAAAAGAAGATAATCACAAAGTGCATTTCATTGAGGCAAGCATTGGTAGCGCGTGGGATAGATATTTAATCCACTTGCTTGATGCTATTATGGGTATTATTCATTTTGAAGCTTTGCATATTGAGGTGATACGACTTGAATATTGCATAAGTGTGCTGATACAGACTAAAGATTTTATGATTCAGCTTAATAATCGCCAAGTCTCATTTCAGCCCTGCACGCTTCATATCATTACAGATAAAAATCACTACAACATCACATTAAGCGATAATTTTAGTGCATTTCGTCGCACAATGGGGCATTTTGTAGATTTTATACAAGGAAAGTATTATTTTGATTTTCATTCCACTCTAGAATCTATGCGCATACTTTCACGTATCCATACTCTCTTAAATATGCAAGATTCTAAAACATATAAGGCTTCTAATGTAAGCGGGGGGGGGGATAATACATTAATTCTTAAGCCATTCATATTCCCCTTCATACCAAACTACCCTTTAAACTCTCTTATTTATCCATCTCCTACCTCTTGTATGGAGGTAGCTTGA
- a CDS encoding SDR family oxidoreductase, whose product MKTLKELSNLKGKTALITAGGGYLGMAISETLAELGAQVILASRDKDKCQNKANEITQKFDTRAIAAYVDITDDTSIRNLKELIEKECGSLDILVSNAAQRKKNTLESIDKEDWLFDIEHCLNGVFYLVQHFIPLLKQSKGCIITIASMYGHIAPDYRIYNKESYTNPPSYGAAKAGVIQLSKYLASFLSPYGIRVNSISPGAFPYGFTNDDEEFMTTLSGKAMLNRIGEPDDLKGAIALLASDLGKFITAQNICIDGGWKEW is encoded by the coding sequence ATGAAAACGCTCAAAGAACTATCAAATCTAAAAGGAAAAACTGCTTTAATTACAGCCGGCGGTGGCTATCTAGGAATGGCTATCAGCGAGACATTAGCTGAACTTGGAGCACAAGTGATTTTAGCAAGTCGAGATAAAGATAAATGTCAAAATAAAGCAAATGAAATTACACAAAAATTTGACACACGTGCTATCGCAGCATATGTGGATATTACTGATGATACAAGCATACGCAATCTTAAAGAGTTGATAGAAAAAGAATGTGGCTCACTTGATATTCTTGTAAGCAATGCCGCACAGAGAAAGAAAAACACGCTTGAGAGTATCGACAAAGAAGATTGGTTATTTGATATAGAGCATTGCCTTAATGGTGTGTTTTATTTGGTGCAGCACTTTATCCCACTCTTAAAACAAAGCAAAGGCTGCATTATCACAATCGCTTCAATGTATGGACATATCGCACCCGATTATAGAATCTATAATAAAGAAAGCTATACCAACCCTCCAAGCTATGGTGCTGCAAAAGCCGGAGTAATACAGCTAAGCAAATACCTTGCGAGTTTTCTTAGCCCCTATGGCATAAGGGTTAATAGCATTAGCCCCGGTGCTTTCCCCTATGGATTTACCAATGATGATGAAGAGTTTATGACAACCCTATCGGGCAAGGCTATGCTTAATCGCATTGGAGAGCCTGATGACTTAAAAGGCGCAATCGCGCTTCTTGCAAGCGATTTAGGTAAATTTATCACGGCTCAAAATATTTGTATCGATGGAGGCTGGAAAGAATGGTAA
- a CDS encoding acylneuraminate cytidylyltransferase family protein — MKLTQNILCVIGARGGSKGVKNKNIMPIAGKPLLAHTIIQALQSRLFSHIVLSTDSEDIAKVGEEYGAEVFFLRDKALATDDSGKLPAIRDALLRSEAHYKTHFDVIFDLDATSPLRLVSDITQAYEQFLHDDNDILITASPARKSPYFNLIEIFEEEGEKRVNLSKKPPKPILRRQDSPKCYDMNASIYIWKREALLENDSVFTPNTGLFIMPEERSIDIDTPLDFAFVDFMLNHANKQQISGGGVVN, encoded by the coding sequence ATGAAACTCACGCAAAATATACTCTGTGTAATCGGCGCACGTGGTGGAAGCAAAGGTGTAAAAAATAAAAATATTATGCCTATTGCTGGCAAACCACTTTTAGCTCACACAATCATTCAGGCTCTTCAATCGCGTCTTTTTTCTCACATCGTGCTTAGCACAGATTCAGAGGATATTGCCAAAGTAGGTGAAGAATACGGAGCTGAAGTATTTTTCTTGCGTGATAAAGCCCTTGCTACCGATGATTCTGGGAAGCTTCCTGCTATACGGGACGCTCTACTTAGAAGTGAAGCACACTACAAAACACATTTTGATGTGATTTTTGACCTTGATGCGACAAGCCCATTGCGCTTAGTAAGTGATATTACACAAGCTTATGAACAATTTCTACACGATGATAATGACATTCTCATCACAGCCTCTCCAGCACGAAAAAGTCCATATTTCAATCTCATAGAAATCTTTGAAGAGGAAGGAGAAAAAAGAGTGAATCTAAGCAAAAAACCACCAAAACCTATTCTAAGGCGACAAGATAGCCCAAAATGCTATGATATGAATGCAAGTATTTACATCTGGAAACGCGAAGCACTTTTAGAAAATGATAGTGTATTTACTCCAAACACAGGGCTTTTCATTATGCCAGAAGAGCGGAGCATAGATATTGATACGCCACTTGATTTTGCATTTGTGGATTTTATGCTTAATCACGCTAATAAGCAACAAATCAGCGGGGGGGGGGTAGTAAATTAA